One region of Skermanella mucosa genomic DNA includes:
- a CDS encoding bacteriohemerythrin, which produces MSVRLGLPQVRLQGRLLALVLLASAGMIVIGVIALVNLRSEMLHDRVMKARDLVDAAANIAVTHAEMAAKGAMPLDAAKRAAVDAIAMLRYETTNYFWINDLDGILIGHPTLPERIGRSVLDIRDADGMAMFEAFNRIAREQGSGFARYRWTKPGETDPLPKISYVKRIAGWDWVVGTGIYVDDVDQVFRRKALFLAGIFAAVLTVVLAGAALVTRSIVRPLSGLRLVMTRLSEGAIDVAVPATGRVDEIGDMARTVEVFKDGLIQARMLSEAQESQRLEKESKQRRLEGFIREFELTVVSVLDGLAAADQAMRANARRMADGARETQAQVATVSASSGEALASVQTVAAAAEELSGSIHEISRQAVQASAMAVTAVRETAVTSDAIRLLEEKVGGIGAVVQLIAEIAGQTNLLALNATIEAARAGEAGKGFAIVASEVKALATQTARATEEITRRIAEIQGGTHASAEAIAAIVQVNRDMSGVAAAISTAVEQQHSATQEIARNADQGAAGAAGVAEAIALVEQAATESASATEELHRTAEALGEYAEVLKRKVDGFLKQVRFEEDEVGTLVEWGTDLEFGIPRIDAEHRKLLDLANRVYASVKRGEDPQVLSSAFGELRSYASEHFSEEEEFMIRIGYPEAEEHRRQHRMFIARLDALAETYRKGAEIRGIDVVGLLGGWWQTHIKGADGAVARFAAERRPDMRRAA; this is translated from the coding sequence ATGTCCGTTCGGTTGGGATTGCCGCAAGTCAGGCTTCAGGGCCGCCTCCTGGCTCTGGTTCTCCTGGCATCCGCCGGCATGATCGTCATCGGCGTCATCGCGCTGGTCAATCTCCGGTCCGAGATGCTGCATGACCGCGTGATGAAGGCGCGCGACCTCGTGGATGCCGCCGCCAACATCGCGGTCACCCATGCGGAGATGGCCGCCAAGGGCGCCATGCCGCTGGACGCCGCCAAGCGGGCGGCGGTCGACGCGATCGCCATGCTGCGCTACGAGACCACCAACTATTTCTGGATCAACGATCTCGACGGCATCCTGATCGGCCATCCGACCCTGCCGGAGCGGATCGGCCGAAGCGTTCTGGACATCAGGGACGCCGACGGCATGGCGATGTTCGAGGCGTTCAACCGCATCGCGCGTGAGCAGGGCAGCGGCTTCGCGCGGTACCGCTGGACGAAACCCGGCGAAACGGACCCGTTGCCGAAAATTTCGTATGTGAAACGGATCGCCGGGTGGGACTGGGTCGTCGGAACCGGGATCTATGTGGACGACGTCGATCAGGTCTTCCGGCGCAAGGCGCTTTTTCTCGCCGGAATCTTCGCGGCCGTGCTGACGGTGGTGCTGGCCGGGGCGGCGCTGGTCACGCGATCGATCGTCCGCCCTCTCTCCGGCCTGCGGCTGGTGATGACCCGGCTGTCCGAAGGCGCCATCGACGTCGCGGTGCCGGCCACCGGACGGGTGGACGAGATCGGCGACATGGCCCGGACCGTGGAGGTGTTCAAGGACGGGCTGATCCAGGCGCGCATGCTGTCCGAAGCCCAGGAGAGCCAGCGGCTGGAGAAGGAAAGCAAGCAGCGGCGGTTGGAGGGGTTCATCCGGGAATTCGAGCTGACCGTGGTCAGCGTCCTGGACGGCCTCGCCGCCGCCGACCAGGCCATGCGCGCCAACGCCCGACGGATGGCGGACGGCGCGCGGGAAACCCAGGCCCAGGTCGCGACCGTCTCCGCGTCGTCCGGGGAGGCGCTGGCCAGCGTCCAGACCGTAGCCGCCGCGGCGGAGGAGCTGAGCGGCTCCATCCACGAGATATCGCGGCAGGCGGTGCAGGCGTCGGCGATGGCGGTGACGGCCGTGAGGGAGACCGCGGTGACCAGCGACGCGATCCGTCTGCTGGAGGAGAAGGTCGGCGGGATCGGCGCGGTCGTGCAGCTGATCGCCGAGATCGCCGGGCAGACCAACCTGCTGGCGCTGAATGCGACGATCGAGGCCGCGCGCGCCGGCGAGGCCGGCAAGGGCTTCGCCATCGTGGCCTCGGAAGTGAAGGCGCTGGCCACCCAGACCGCCCGGGCGACCGAAGAGATCACCCGCCGGATCGCGGAGATCCAGGGCGGCACCCACGCCTCGGCGGAAGCCATCGCGGCGATAGTGCAGGTCAACCGCGACATGAGCGGGGTTGCCGCGGCGATCTCGACCGCCGTGGAGCAGCAGCACTCGGCCACGCAGGAGATCGCGCGGAACGCGGACCAGGGGGCCGCGGGGGCAGCGGGCGTGGCCGAGGCGATCGCCCTCGTCGAGCAGGCGGCGACGGAGTCGGCGAGCGCCACCGAGGAACTGCACCGGACCGCCGAGGCGCTCGGGGAATATGCCGAAGTGCTGAAGCGCAAGGTCGACGGCTTCCTGAAGCAGGTCCGCTTCGAGGAGGACGAGGTCGGCACACTGGTCGAGTGGGGAACCGACCTGGAGTTCGGAATCCCCCGCATCGACGCCGAGCACAGGAAGCTGCTGGATCTCGCCAACCGGGTCTATGCAAGCGTGAAGCGCGGAGAGGATCCGCAGGTCCTTTCGAGCGCTTTCGGCGAACTGCGCTCCTACGCCTCCGAGCATTTCAGCGAGGAGGAGGAGTTCATGATCCGCATCGGGTATCCCGAGGCGGAAGAGCATCGCCGGCAACACCGGATGTTCATCGCCCGCCTCGACGCCCTGGCCGAGACCTACCGCAAGGGCGCCGAGATCCGGGGCATCGATGTCGTCGGCCTGCTGGGCGGATGGTGGCAGACCCACATCAAGGGGGCCGACGGGGCGGTGGCGCGCTTCGCCGCGGAGCGGCGGCCTGATATGAGGCGGGCTGCCTGA
- a CDS encoding TIGR02466 family protein: MQSIKLNEAVMYCFGTPLFKARIRDHAAMNADLAAYLRKERDATPDKHMSAVRGWQGRKDLFEQDHPALNRLKGQVAKAVIAVTQTYFGQQLDPAKCFVNGEMWGNIIPNGGYTKLHNHSKSHWSGVYYIDVDQMEGDWPENGCIEFVDPRSFPTAFHHPKFSMLPSLTIKPENGLMLLFPGWLNHYVHPYHGPAERISIAFNAMIRVDD; this comes from the coding sequence ATGCAGTCTATCAAGCTGAACGAAGCGGTGATGTATTGTTTCGGAACGCCGCTGTTCAAGGCGCGCATCCGCGACCATGCCGCGATGAACGCCGACCTCGCGGCGTACCTTCGGAAGGAGCGCGATGCCACGCCCGACAAGCACATGTCGGCCGTCCGGGGCTGGCAGGGCCGGAAGGACCTTTTCGAGCAGGATCATCCCGCGCTGAACCGGCTGAAGGGCCAGGTGGCCAAGGCCGTGATCGCCGTTACCCAGACCTATTTCGGCCAGCAGCTCGACCCGGCCAAGTGCTTCGTGAACGGCGAGATGTGGGGCAACATCATCCCGAACGGCGGCTACACGAAGCTGCACAACCACTCGAAATCGCACTGGAGCGGCGTCTACTATATCGACGTCGACCAGATGGAGGGCGACTGGCCGGAGAACGGCTGCATCGAGTTCGTCGATCCCCGCAGCTTCCCGACCGCCTTCCACCACCCCAAATTCTCGATGCTGCCCAGCCTGACGATCAAGCCCGAGAACGGGCTGATGCTGCTGTTCCCCGGCTGGCTGAACCACTATGTCCACCCCTACCACGGCCCGGCGGAGCGGATCTCCATCGCCTTCAACGCCATGATCCGCGTCGACGACTGA
- the lepA gene encoding translation elongation factor 4 — translation MSELKHIRNFAIIAHIDHGKSTLADRMIQMCGGLDSREMREQVLDSMDIERERGITIKAQTVRLLYTAKDGEQYQLNLMDTPGHVDFAYEVSRSLAACEGSILVVDASQGVEAQTLANVYQAIDNNHEIIPVLNKIDLPAAEPDRVKEQIEDVIGLDASDAVMISAKTGLGIPDVLEAIVQRLPPPKGEPDGPVKALLVDSWYDPYLGVVILVRVVDGQLKVGMKMRMMASGAAREIDRVGVFTPKALLTGVLNPGEMGFITAGMKDITETKVGDTITDDRRPATEMLAGFKPSVPVVFCGLFPTDAAQFEHLRDSLGKLALNDASFHFEAETSAALGFGFRCGFLGLLHLEIIQERLEREFDLDLITTAPSVVYKIHMNDGSVLDLHNPADMPDPVRITKIEEPWIKATIMLPDEYLGSVLQLCTDRRGEQIELTYAGSRAMMVYRLPLNEVVFDFYDRLKSISRGYASFDYQWDQYREGDLVKLSIMVNAEPVDALSTIVHRAAAEKRGRALCERLKELIPRQMFKIAVQAAIGSRVIARETISAMRKDVLAKCYGGDISRKRKLLDKQKEGKKRMRQFGQVEIPQSAFIAALKMNDG, via the coding sequence ATGTCCGAGCTCAAGCATATCCGTAACTTCGCCATCATCGCCCATATCGATCACGGCAAATCCACCCTGGCAGACCGGATGATCCAGATGTGCGGCGGCCTGGACTCGCGGGAGATGCGCGAGCAGGTGCTGGACAGCATGGACATCGAGCGGGAGCGCGGAATCACCATCAAGGCGCAGACCGTGCGCCTGCTCTATACCGCCAAGGACGGCGAGCAGTACCAGCTGAACCTGATGGACACCCCCGGCCACGTCGACTTCGCCTACGAGGTCAGCCGGTCGCTGGCGGCCTGCGAGGGGTCGATCCTGGTGGTGGACGCCAGCCAGGGCGTCGAGGCGCAGACGCTCGCCAACGTCTATCAGGCGATCGACAACAACCACGAGATCATCCCCGTCCTGAACAAGATCGACCTTCCCGCCGCCGAGCCGGACCGGGTGAAGGAGCAGATCGAGGACGTGATCGGCCTGGACGCGTCCGACGCCGTGATGATTTCCGCCAAGACCGGCCTCGGCATTCCCGACGTGCTGGAGGCGATCGTCCAGCGGCTGCCGCCGCCGAAGGGCGAACCCGACGGCCCGGTCAAGGCGCTGCTGGTCGACAGCTGGTACGACCCGTACTTGGGCGTCGTCATCCTGGTGCGCGTGGTGGACGGCCAGCTCAAGGTCGGCATGAAGATGCGCATGATGGCGAGCGGCGCCGCGCGCGAGATCGACCGCGTCGGCGTCTTCACGCCCAAGGCGCTGCTGACCGGCGTGCTGAATCCCGGCGAGATGGGCTTCATCACCGCCGGCATGAAGGACATCACCGAGACCAAGGTCGGCGACACCATCACCGACGACCGCCGGCCCGCGACCGAGATGCTGGCCGGCTTCAAGCCGTCCGTGCCGGTGGTGTTCTGCGGCCTGTTCCCGACCGATGCCGCCCAGTTCGAGCACCTGCGCGACAGCCTGGGCAAGCTGGCGCTGAACGACGCGAGCTTCCATTTCGAGGCGGAGACCTCGGCGGCGCTGGGCTTCGGCTTCCGCTGCGGCTTCCTGGGCCTGCTGCACCTGGAGATCATCCAGGAGCGGCTGGAGCGCGAGTTCGACCTGGACCTGATCACCACGGCGCCGTCGGTGGTCTACAAGATCCACATGAACGACGGCAGCGTCCTGGACCTGCACAATCCGGCCGACATGCCCGACCCGGTGCGGATCACCAAGATCGAGGAACCCTGGATCAAGGCGACCATCATGCTGCCGGACGAGTATCTGGGCAGCGTGCTCCAGCTCTGCACCGACCGGCGCGGCGAGCAGATCGAGCTGACCTATGCCGGCAGCCGCGCCATGATGGTCTACCGCCTGCCGCTGAACGAGGTCGTGTTCGACTTCTACGACCGGCTGAAGAGCATCAGCCGCGGCTACGCCAGCTTCGATTACCAGTGGGACCAGTACCGCGAGGGCGATCTGGTCAAGCTGTCGATCATGGTCAACGCCGAGCCGGTGGATGCCCTCAGCACCATCGTCCACCGGGCGGCGGCCGAGAAGCGCGGGCGCGCGCTGTGCGAACGTCTGAAGGAGCTGATTCCCCGGCAGATGTTCAAGATCGCGGTCCAGGCCGCCATCGGCAGCCGGGTCATCGCGCGCGAGACCATCAGCGCGATGCGCAAGGACGTCCTTGCCAAGTGCTACGGCGGCGACATCAGCCGCAAGCGCAAGCTGCTGGACAAGCAGAAGGAAGGCAAGAAGCGGATGCGCCAGTTCGGCCAGGTGGAGATCCCGCAGAGCGCCTTCATCGCCGCGCTCAAGATGAACGACGGCTGA
- a CDS encoding response regulator gives MTGHGGCVLVVDDEMLIALSLTDTMEKMGFDVCGTAATARRAIELADAHRPILILMDVRLKGEEDGVDAAIAIHRRQTIPVIFITGSREQATIDRIHRDHPSGLLIKPVLPHQLKAAVEKVLGPLSVP, from the coding sequence ATGACGGGACATGGCGGATGCGTGCTGGTCGTCGACGACGAGATGCTGATCGCGCTGTCGCTGACCGACACCATGGAAAAGATGGGATTCGACGTCTGCGGCACCGCGGCCACCGCCCGGCGGGCGATCGAGCTTGCGGACGCCCATCGGCCGATCCTGATCCTCATGGACGTGCGGCTGAAGGGCGAGGAGGATGGCGTGGACGCCGCCATCGCGATCCACCGGCGCCAGACCATACCGGTGATCTTCATCACCGGCTCGCGCGAGCAGGCGACCATCGACCGCATCCACCGGGATCACCCGTCCGGCCTCCTGATCAAGCCGGTCCTGCCCCACCAGTTGAAGGCTGCTGTGGAAAAGGTGCTGGGTCCCCTGAGCGTGCCGTAA
- a CDS encoding maltotransferase domain-containing protein produces MTLGPRIYNLFPLLVGSVHDWSGHLARIAGMQFDWVFLNPIHYPGFSGSLYAVKDPYRLHDRFQGGASEHPDDLIRGFCRNAQEKGLRVMLDLVVNHTAKDAVLAEQHPDWYRREADGSLYSPRAVDPVDPANVTIWGDLAELDYENEQARAGLVEYWANYVRHHVGLGVKGFRCDAAYQVPAPVWRALIDAAHEVDGEVEFYAETLGCTIEQVDALGDAGFDYLFNSSKWWDFQAPWLLDQYNQFRHIAPSVAFPESHDTERMAADVGSQDRERLAAHLKMRYLFSACFSSGVMMPIGYEYGFTRKMDVVTTTPEDWEEPKVDISQFVADVNAMRAATPAFNVEGPQFRITAPHSPLVGLCRKGAGDVEDCAIVLINPDENRSHTIDPGPLLAETGGRFDGFRDVTPQCSPQLFRPGEPIVLAPLEMRVFRGNPEARAKASDGVDSAERKEASGRLLESLAADRIAIEGVYPELDGGRFAIKREVGDVLEVWADVFTDGHEKINACLKYRVQGDDAWQEEPLVFFDNDRWTGRIPLTRNGRYRYTVEAWRDLFETWRGDFIKKRDAGQVMALELIEGRELVERAAAKATGPDREVMETTLNRLAHGGEGGGRADDELATRLLLSDDLHIAMCRSGERTNRSRYKSELECFVDRTAARYAAWYELFPRSMSDDPNRHGTFDDVIKKLPYVRDMGFDVLYFPPIHPIGRTFRKGKNNTLDAGEEDVGSPYAIGSEEGGHDALHAELGSFEDFERLVKAADAHGLEIAIDFAIQCSPDHPWIKQHPDWFDWRPDGTIKYAENPPKKYQDIVNVHFYRGAMPDIWYALRDIVLFWADRGVKIFRVDNPHTKPLPFWEWMIREVQDRYPDALFLAEAFTKPKMMKRLAKVGFTQSYSYFTWRNHKQEITDYLVELTSLEPKEYMRANFFANTPDINPPILQTGGPAAFKMRAVLASTLSSVYGLYSGYELCEGAPIPGKEEYLNSEKYEIKAWDWNRPGNIRSYITRINKIRRENPALHEYDNLRFYNAFDDNILYYGKMTPNKDNFILVAANLDPHNAHGATIEVPLWELGLPDSAHVEVEDLFTGGRFFWYGKLQQIHLDPHQNPCGIWRIIPPGLGLRP; encoded by the coding sequence GTGACTCTCGGACCACGCATCTACAATCTCTTCCCGCTGCTGGTCGGCTCAGTCCACGATTGGTCCGGGCATCTGGCGCGCATCGCTGGAATGCAGTTCGACTGGGTCTTCCTCAACCCCATCCACTACCCGGGGTTTTCCGGCAGCCTCTACGCGGTCAAGGATCCGTACCGGCTGCACGACCGCTTCCAGGGTGGCGCTTCGGAACACCCCGACGACCTGATCCGTGGCTTCTGCAGGAACGCGCAGGAGAAGGGCCTGCGGGTGATGCTGGACCTGGTGGTCAACCACACCGCCAAGGACGCCGTCCTGGCCGAGCAGCATCCCGATTGGTACCGACGGGAGGCCGACGGCAGCCTCTACAGCCCTCGCGCGGTCGATCCGGTGGATCCCGCCAACGTCACGATCTGGGGCGACCTGGCGGAACTGGACTACGAGAACGAACAGGCCCGCGCCGGGCTGGTCGAGTACTGGGCCAACTATGTGCGCCACCATGTCGGCCTGGGCGTCAAGGGCTTCCGCTGCGACGCCGCGTACCAGGTTCCGGCACCGGTCTGGCGGGCGCTGATCGACGCCGCCCACGAGGTGGACGGCGAGGTCGAATTCTACGCCGAGACCCTGGGCTGCACGATCGAGCAGGTCGATGCGCTGGGCGACGCCGGGTTCGATTATCTGTTCAACAGCTCCAAATGGTGGGACTTCCAGGCGCCCTGGCTGCTCGACCAGTATAACCAGTTCCGCCACATCGCGCCGTCGGTGGCATTTCCCGAGAGCCACGACACCGAGCGGATGGCCGCCGACGTGGGCAGCCAGGACCGGGAGCGGCTGGCCGCTCACCTGAAGATGCGCTACCTGTTCTCGGCCTGCTTCTCGTCGGGCGTGATGATGCCGATCGGCTACGAATACGGCTTCACGCGCAAGATGGACGTGGTCACGACCACGCCGGAGGACTGGGAGGAGCCGAAGGTCGACATCAGCCAGTTCGTCGCCGACGTGAACGCCATGCGGGCCGCGACGCCGGCCTTCAACGTCGAAGGCCCGCAGTTCCGCATCACCGCCCCGCACAGCCCGCTGGTCGGCCTGTGCCGCAAGGGCGCCGGCGACGTCGAGGACTGCGCCATAGTCCTGATCAATCCCGACGAGAACCGGTCCCACACCATCGATCCCGGCCCCCTGCTGGCGGAGACCGGGGGCCGGTTCGACGGGTTCCGGGACGTGACGCCGCAATGCTCGCCCCAGCTCTTCCGGCCCGGCGAGCCGATCGTGCTGGCCCCCCTGGAGATGAGGGTGTTCCGCGGCAATCCGGAAGCCCGCGCCAAGGCCTCGGACGGCGTGGACAGCGCCGAGCGCAAGGAAGCGTCGGGGCGGCTGCTGGAAAGCCTGGCCGCCGACCGCATCGCGATCGAAGGGGTCTATCCCGAACTGGACGGCGGCCGCTTCGCGATCAAGCGCGAGGTCGGCGACGTGCTGGAGGTCTGGGCCGACGTCTTCACCGACGGGCACGAGAAGATCAACGCCTGCCTGAAGTACCGCGTCCAGGGCGACGACGCCTGGCAGGAGGAGCCGCTGGTCTTCTTCGACAACGACCGCTGGACCGGCCGGATTCCGCTGACCCGGAACGGCCGCTACCGGTACACGGTGGAGGCGTGGCGCGACCTGTTCGAGACCTGGCGGGGCGACTTCATCAAGAAGCGCGACGCGGGCCAGGTGATGGCGCTGGAGCTGATCGAGGGGCGGGAACTGGTCGAGCGGGCGGCCGCCAAGGCCACCGGCCCCGACCGCGAGGTCATGGAGACCACGCTGAACCGGCTGGCCCACGGCGGGGAGGGCGGCGGACGGGCCGACGACGAGTTGGCCACCCGGCTGCTGCTGTCGGACGACCTGCACATCGCGATGTGCAGGTCCGGCGAGCGCACGAACCGGTCGCGCTACAAGAGCGAGCTGGAATGCTTCGTCGATCGCACCGCTGCGCGCTACGCCGCCTGGTACGAGCTGTTCCCGCGCTCCATGAGCGACGATCCCAACCGGCACGGCACCTTCGACGACGTCATCAAGAAGCTGCCCTATGTACGCGACATGGGCTTCGACGTGCTGTACTTCCCGCCGATCCACCCGATCGGACGCACCTTCCGCAAGGGCAAGAACAACACGCTCGACGCCGGCGAGGAGGATGTCGGAAGTCCCTATGCGATCGGCTCCGAGGAAGGCGGCCACGACGCGCTCCACGCGGAATTGGGAAGCTTCGAGGATTTCGAGCGGCTGGTGAAGGCGGCCGATGCCCACGGGCTGGAGATCGCCATCGACTTCGCGATCCAGTGCTCGCCCGACCATCCCTGGATCAAGCAGCATCCGGACTGGTTCGACTGGCGCCCCGACGGCACCATCAAGTACGCCGAGAACCCGCCCAAGAAGTACCAGGACATCGTCAACGTCCATTTCTATCGCGGCGCCATGCCCGACATCTGGTACGCGCTGCGCGACATCGTGCTGTTCTGGGCGGACCGGGGCGTCAAGATCTTCCGGGTGGACAACCCCCACACCAAGCCGCTGCCGTTCTGGGAATGGATGATCCGCGAGGTCCAGGACCGATATCCCGACGCGCTGTTCCTGGCCGAGGCCTTCACCAAGCCGAAGATGATGAAGCGGCTGGCCAAGGTGGGTTTCACCCAGAGCTATTCGTACTTCACCTGGCGCAACCACAAGCAGGAGATCACGGACTATCTGGTCGAGCTGACCTCGCTTGAGCCCAAGGAGTACATGCGCGCCAACTTCTTCGCCAACACGCCGGACATCAATCCGCCGATCCTGCAGACCGGCGGCCCGGCGGCATTCAAGATGCGTGCCGTCCTGGCGTCGACCCTGTCCAGCGTCTACGGCCTCTACAGCGGCTACGAGCTGTGCGAAGGCGCACCGATCCCGGGCAAGGAGGAGTACCTGAACTCCGAGAAGTACGAGATCAAGGCGTGGGACTGGAACCGGCCGGGCAATATCCGGAGCTATATCACCCGGATCAACAAGATCCGGCGGGAGAACCCGGCGCTGCACGAGTACGACAACCTGCGCTTCTACAACGCCTTCGACGACAATATCCTGTATTACGGCAAGATGACGCCGAACAAAGACAACTTCATCCTGGTCGCCGCCAACCTGGACCCGCACAATGCCCATGGAGCGACCATCGAAGTCCCGCTGTGGGAACTGGGCCTGCCGGACAGCGCCCATGTGGAGGTCGAGGATCTGTTCACCGGCGGTCGCTTCTTCTGGTACGGCAAGCTCCAGCAGATCCATCTGGACCCGCACCAGAATCCCTGCGGAATCTGGCGGATCATCCCCCCGGGACTCGGCTTGCGGCCATAG
- a CDS encoding DedA family protein produces the protein MDILETIKDYGNYYYAVVFAWTFLEGETFVIFSGVAAREGILDLPTLIGFAWAGSFLGDQLYFLIGRRYGARLLLRFPRWKPGVDHALSLLKRYSTGFILSFRFIYGVRNFSSFAMGMSGLAWSRFAFLNFIAAGVWAVCFAGAGYLAGMALQHVLGDLATGFGLLMLAAFLIAILVLYKMSRKRPAPPEPTVSARNVPAQAE, from the coding sequence GTGGATATTCTGGAAACCATCAAGGATTATGGTAACTATTACTATGCCGTTGTTTTTGCATGGACATTTCTCGAAGGTGAAACCTTCGTCATTTTCTCCGGCGTGGCTGCGCGCGAAGGCATCCTGGACCTGCCCACGCTGATCGGTTTCGCCTGGGCGGGCAGCTTCCTCGGGGACCAGCTCTACTTCCTGATCGGCAGGCGTTACGGGGCGAGGCTGCTGCTGCGCTTCCCCCGGTGGAAGCCGGGCGTGGACCATGCGCTGAGCCTGCTCAAGCGGTACAGCACCGGCTTCATCCTCAGCTTCCGCTTCATCTACGGCGTGCGCAACTTCAGCTCCTTCGCCATGGGCATGAGCGGGCTGGCGTGGTCGCGCTTCGCCTTCCTCAACTTCATCGCCGCCGGCGTCTGGGCCGTGTGCTTCGCCGGGGCCGGCTATCTGGCCGGCATGGCGCTCCAGCACGTGCTGGGCGACCTGGCGACCGGGTTCGGCCTGCTGATGCTGGCCGCGTTCCTGATCGCGATCCTGGTGCTGTACAAGATGTCGCGGAAGCGGCCCGCTCCGCCGGAGCCGACGGTGTCGGCCCGGAACGTGCCGGCCCAGGCGGAGTGA
- a CDS encoding polyphosphate kinase 2 family protein: MSRTEIKPDKSKIRLDKLVQDGDRFTDKSTYEKRLDALQTELLHIQQTYWHEKRRAVLVFEGWDAAGKGGAIRRITEPLDPRGCHVWPIGAPKQEEIGQHYLWRFWQRLPGPGTFAIFDRSWYGRVLVERVQDFAKPQEWKRAYDEINEFERLLLDDGVRIVKLFFHITQEEQLDRFRERLTNPYKRWKLTEEDLRNRARWDDYMGAAEDMFDKTSTVAAPWHAIAANSKWHARVASLEIITQALRKDVNIAPPPVDPAVLDAAAEMLGVHFSGLKEA; the protein is encoded by the coding sequence ATGAGCCGTACCGAGATCAAGCCCGACAAGTCGAAGATCCGCTTGGACAAGCTGGTCCAGGACGGCGACCGTTTCACCGACAAGTCGACCTACGAGAAGCGGCTCGACGCCCTTCAGACCGAACTGCTCCACATCCAGCAGACCTATTGGCACGAGAAGCGGCGGGCCGTGCTGGTGTTCGAGGGTTGGGACGCCGCCGGCAAGGGCGGCGCCATCCGCAGGATCACCGAGCCGCTCGACCCTCGGGGATGCCATGTCTGGCCGATCGGCGCCCCGAAGCAGGAGGAGATCGGCCAGCATTACCTGTGGCGCTTCTGGCAGCGCCTGCCGGGACCCGGCACCTTCGCGATCTTCGACCGCTCCTGGTACGGCAGGGTGCTGGTCGAGCGGGTGCAGGACTTCGCCAAGCCCCAGGAATGGAAGCGCGCCTACGACGAGATCAACGAGTTCGAGCGCCTGCTGCTGGACGACGGGGTGCGGATCGTGAAGCTGTTCTTCCACATCACGCAGGAAGAACAGCTCGACCGCTTCCGGGAGCGGCTGACCAATCCTTACAAGCGCTGGAAGCTGACCGAGGAGGACCTGCGCAACCGCGCGCGGTGGGACGACTATATGGGTGCTGCCGAGGACATGTTCGACAAGACCTCGACGGTGGCCGCCCCCTGGCACGCCATCGCGGCCAACAGCAAGTGGCACGCGCGCGTCGCTTCGCTGGAGATCATCACCCAGGCCCTGCGCAAGGACGTCAACATCGCGCCGCCGCCGGTCGACCCCGCCGTGCTCGACGCGGCCGCCGAGATGCTCGGCGTCCATTTCAGCGGCTTGAAGGAGGCGTAG